The following coding sequences lie in one Babylonia areolata isolate BAREFJ2019XMU chromosome 7, ASM4173473v1, whole genome shotgun sequence genomic window:
- the LOC143284106 gene encoding uncharacterized protein LOC143284106, with protein MKASTVLLCGLLLVACVASSSALRIIRNRWFRGWRRVPRPLPGHPYPYPYPGRPRRGVGAAGQAASADEDDAGEAGDTWLEAVVEKVNEDLKKTLEAVKEAVVEKVNEDLKKTLEAVKGAKAKDPASGWKLRLNGLQWQSKNGHSKFKLSPTLNRGKPGVQFYFKHIF; from the exons ATGAAGGCCTCAACAGTCCTGCTGTGCGGCCTTCTGCTGGTGGCCTGTGTCGCCAGTTCATCAGCACTGAGGATAATCCGGAACCGGTGGTTCCGAGGATGGCGAAGAGTGCCGAGACCATTACCCGGACATCCATATCCATATCCTTACCCAGGCCGTCCCCGCAGA GGTGTGGGAGCTGCTGGACAGGCGGCCTCTGCTGATGAAGACGATGCAGGTGAAGCAGGTGATACATGGCTAG AGGCAGTAGTGGAGAAAGTCAATGAAGACCTCAAGAAGACCCTGGAAGCCGTGAAAG AGGCAGTAGTGGAGAAAGTCAATGAAGACCTCAAGAAGACCCTGGAAGCCGTGAAAG GGGCCAAAGCTAAGGATCCTGCGAGTGGATGGAAACTACGTTTGAATGGCTTGCAGtggcagagtaaaaacggtcactCCAAGTTCAAACTCAGTCCTACTCTCAATCGGGGGAAACCCGGAGTTCAGTTTTATTTCAAACACATATTCTAA